The following is a genomic window from Homalodisca vitripennis isolate AUS2020 chromosome 5, UT_GWSS_2.1, whole genome shotgun sequence.
CGGTTATGCGGTTTAGTACTTAGCTCACGTTCTCAtcttacaaaacattgtaattagttACACTTAGATTAATATATAAGTACTATACTTATGTCTTCCTCTCAGTCCGGTTATGCGGTTTAGTACTTAGCTCACGTTCTCAtcttacaaaacattgtaattagttACACTTAGATTAATATATAAGTACTATACTTATGTCTTCCTCTCAGTCCGGTTATGCGGTTTAGTACTTAGCTCACGTTCTCAtcttacaaaacattgtaattagttACACTTAGATTAATATATAAGTACTATACTTATGTCTTCCTCTCAGTCCGGTTATGCGGTTTAGTACTTAGCTCACGTTCTCAtcttacaaaacattgtaattagttACACTTAGATTAATATATAAGTACTATACTTATGTCTTCCTCTCAGTCCGGTTATGCGGTTTAGTACTTAGCTCACGTTCTCAtcttacaaaacattgtaattagttACACTTAGATTAATATATAAGTACTATACTTATGTCTTCCTCTCAGTCCGGTTATGCGGTTTAGTACTTAGCTCACGTTCTCAtcttacaaaacattgtaattagttACACTTAGATTAATATATAAGTACTATACTTATGTCTTCCTCTCAGTCCGGTTATGCGGTTTAGTATTTAGCTCACGTTCTCAtcttacaaaacattgtaattagttACACTTAGATTAATATATAAGTACTATACTTATGTCTTCCTCTCAGTCCTCTCAGAATTTGTAATGTACGTTTTTTAATTTATCGTCTAttattgtctttttaaaattatatatttaattattgactcTATTCTTGATGAAGCATTGCACTGTGCCGATGTTTTGTGATTGACGTATGAATATGAAATGAAAAGTAtgaaaaagtagaaaatattgccaataatataaataattaatgtagcCTATGTGATATTAATGTAGTATGcatttctgttaatttttaatgCAGATACATTATTTATAGGCTACAGAACTTTGTGGGACACGAGCGGTTATTTTCCATGgtcattatcattaaaataattattttttaattgcaatacaaataatattatatgttgcAGACACATTAAGGTAAGAGGTCTAAACGGATAGAGACATCCTTTGTTACATGGTGCTCAACTTTTTACGTggctttaaaattgtatgttttgtaatttctttgtcccggtttgatttttattcatgtattaaattattatgtgtacTTTTGTTTAGCATATATTCTATTTCGTTTTTTATGATTGATTTACAAATATCTTATAACGTAGAAAAATATTCTCATTAATATAAgattttgtttatgaaatgtatgtcgtttatatatatataaggtaaaaATGGTGTTTTAAGCTGCACAACATGCAGGTGTTATACAGATAGATATAagtaattatagtaaaatataaaggtACAAagcagaaattatttttatattcaaccaccacttcaaatgtttaattagaaacatgttttcaaGCTGGgcttagttaatttaatttattaatcctttaaaacaatttgtaagtTGTTTTGGACAGTTTTCACATCGCAGCGTAGATACTTGAGtcgaaacaaaatttaaacaattttttactgaggacacatattgtttaaaattacctttaaacTTTAACAATGTTCGGTAAAATCTTGAACAATAAACTAGTTAGTTCAGAGGTTAGGGGTACTCGCGTAGTCAAGGTTTACAAGGTCTCGCTCCGTTATCTCGTGGACTAATGCCCAACATATTATCAGGAACTTAAATCAGCATCAAAATGGCGGACGGTGATTACTGATCAGTTGGATACTGGAGATTGTGGCAAGTTGCGAGTTGCTTAGTGCAGTGCAGCCTTTGTACAATGGTAAGTCAACTCTCACTGTATTatctattatttggtatttattcataattacgGTAATTATTTAATTGCGATCAATGGCGCAGTGTATCGGGTGcaaacggttatcgcaagataaccggatcaagtaacgtcgaacgtggctgctgcttggatggatgaccgctgagcgatcctgtccttgcaaacagctcgcctgcccgggcattggtggtggttcggaagtcacctttaaggcgttggtccccaggttaagtgtcagagaggacttcttagccctaacttcgcttggtaaaataagaaacctttactttactttttactttttatttacttcagCCACGTCACACAAAAATTCCGACTGAAAATAAACGCATAGGtactatatgtatatgtatacgtACTAGTACAATAGATATAAAAGGGTGAAACccctaaataatgaaaataatcacAATAGAAATACCCCTGGCtatctataataatatgtttaaaatgttaggTTAGAAATTTGAGGTTACATCTCGAAAAGTCCAACAATTGAGGACGGGGAGAAATCGTGGTTTCAGGGTTGAGGGGGGTGGGTTGTGaagggtttggggggggggggtataacTAGCTACATTCGAGCTCAGATCACGTAAGAAAGATTAAACCGAAATGCCTATGGCAAAGGCGCCACCGAAGCCCGTACTACTAGGTAAAGAAAAATATCCTACGGTAACTACTGTACAACATaatcatatgtttagttaattttagtaccatttgaaaaatattgctatttatagTCTTGGAAGCATAAAGTAAGCATAGAAGTAACATAGACACcaacataatatataactaaGATAAGCTTAATTCCATTCCTAAATTGCACAGAATGCCGTATATCATTATGCACTATATCAACATTACTATGCATTACTCGTATAcatatcattaattattattgtctTCGTTttaaggattcctccacactggcgTAAAATACTTCAGTTGTTACTTAAATCGTCAAAccaatataatagtaatagtaattaagaaacattttattttagattatgaTTAGTATGTTCTACAAGCACAGAAATATAACGTTGACGGTATACATATTAAACtatgtttgcatcgacataacgCAGATAATTTTCCGACTTTGACTTATCaatatctttcaaatatttgttatttgctttaatataTTGTCTAATACATTTAGAAACTTCTCCATGAATACCTTTTCAATCATAAAAATACGTATAGTATTCGTGTATCAATTGTaagtcaattttatttaactttaacattttatcCCACGATAAACCTGGAGCTATTAGAAAAATACTGGatctaatttataacaatttaaccaAATTGATCAATTAAGACAacatattgtatgttatacagATCTGTGTAATTCCCTAAAATCTTCTCTATTAACTTATACCGACCGCTCAAATAATGCTGATAATATTTCTCGGTTAGGCTTTCATctggtaaagaaataaaaatcttgCATTTTTAGTTCTTCGATAtgatcaagtttttcaatattatcataTAATTCATAGAGAAATAtaccttttaacattttaaaaatctgtttgacATCATTAGGTtgcctttttaatatatttttcaatatatttattaacactttgTCTAAAATTATTAGTGTCTTTAAAAttgcgttttttttattttggctagTTGGTAATAGAAAGTGCCATGACTCTGAATACATGAACAAAACAGAATATCATACATTTTATAGGCATGttatcttcaaactcatatcaaTAACCagaatttatacaattatttatatatttctcagttttttttcaattagATCAACATTCTAAATGATATATTACATCTACAGCAAcattttggttttgaattttgatagctGAGAAGAACTAGTTTATTTTAGTCAGttagaaaaataataagatttaattttctttttgcttaacatacaataaatcaatatttaactcTACTTCATAAATGTCTGATATCTGCATAGGATTGATagccaatttattttttatcacaactatatatatatatatatatatatatatatatatatatatatatatttataaacattttcggACATCTGCAGTAATAATCACAACTTCTTTTTTCAAATGCTTTTACATCTTTTAGTGATGATAGACACTCAATATCTCATCTCTTAAATAGATTTGATACTGCTTTGTTATTTCTGGATGACCGTTTGGTCTCTCTACGGCACACcaattatgtaaataacaaagaATGTATCATTcccatttttttaagtttacgcATGCTTTCCTATGTTGTTTTTCTCGTGGTAATTCAATATATCATCAttgaataaattgtgtttattcaatattgaacTAGTTTGATTAAACATCTTTAAAGTCTACCCAGATCCTGCATTAGGTTGATTACTTTGCTCGCGaagaattattttatcaaaataactcgaaataaaaatcattcaaattaagaatatttttagattttattcacCATTTGATAATAGTCTCTAATATTCACATTCTTAACATATTTGTccctattttatacatatatattatatatacatatatataatatatatatatatatatatattatataaattatatatatatatatatatatatatatatatatatatatatattacatataaatatctatatattcaTCTGAATTTgagtaaataaatactttaaaatatttttgccttaAGCGCGTCTTCCActcaaaatcaataatattttcttttgaatctGGAAAGTGTTTTAGAAACCCAGAGTGACTGTACAAATCATCaatcaatgttttttaataaaagatttagcTACTGAGAATGGTTTTGTGATTGCTgaaaatctcaataaaaattgattgGTCAATATATTTATCGAGCACTTCTCTAGACGATCTGGACGTTTTTGAacctttttaaatacatattaccaAACTTTCTAGTGATAATTCATAAGACTTTCAGTTTCAGTTCCTAACATGGAAATGTTTTATATCGATCTATCAAATTTGAACGTAATAAAGTGGTACTTAAACTTGATATTTCAAGTATCGCTCTAACATCTGCTGAATATTGCATTCCAGTCTGGGAAAAAAACGAGGCAACAAAGATGATACATTTACTCAATACATATCTTGCCTTGTCttgtaatcataaataaattattgttgcaGGACAACATGCCACAGCATGTGGTGAAGAGAAGTTTCCAGAAAATCCTGGACATCGCCCGTTGCGCCGTCTGTCTGGAGACCGCGAGGCCGGTGATAGTACAGTGTGAAGGGGAGCATATCTTGTGTGGAGCTTGTTCCGAGCATCTCAAGGAATGTCCCACTTGTAAGCGGCCTTTCTCCGATGCCAAACTTGCCCGATTCGTTTTTCAGGTTTTGCATGCGCTTCCAAAACTCTGTAAACATACCAACTGCGGTGTGTACGTATCAGACGACGATGAACACGAGGATTGGTGTGGCTTTCAATCGACCACGTGTGTTCTCTGTGGCTGCTGGATTGGTCCAAACCGAGACATTCTCTCACACGTACAACAAGACCACCCTTCAGTGACAGTTCATAGTGAACGCAAATCAGCTGTGACAATAAAAGGTCAATCACGTGTTATATTTCCTATATCAGCTTTTGGTCAGTTTTTTTGGGCAATGTTCAATATGATTGATGTGAATAAAATTTCGTTTACGGTCCGTTTATCGCTCATCTTGGAACCTAATGACAAACCCTCTGAGGAGTATTTTTTTGAAGTATCGCACTACGAtgaaaagcaattttttaaatccaaattcaAATATACTTTTCAAGCAGGCTTTGTTTTTGATATATCATTTCCAGCTTTTTTTAATGACACAAAAAATGAGTATGTATTCGAGATGACAATCTCAAAAGAATAAAGTAaaggttaaaaatgtaatttaacgtTTGTTAAGTCGGTGTAGGGACTAGAATAATGTTACAATGCTGCAATAGATAATCTCTGTCTTGTTTAACATGAGCAATTTTCCTGTACTTTCAGTGCTGTGTtggttagtaaatatttgttgataGCTGTTTCTGATGTACAGTTCTTGTTTATGACCTAGCGAATTAAAATAATCTACTGACATAATCATTATgtagaaattatttcaaatattgattcGCTGTAAACATACACGGTGCAAATATTTTCGCTCGTAGtccaactttttatatttattacagtgtTTCTATTCTAATTATACTTGTATCTTCTGTATCAATAATCATTATTGTATAAtcagaaacataattttaaaccattatacTTTTTATGGATTTCATGTATGTAACtatcatatttaaattcaatcgtcttttggaaaaatatacagtaatattatttcCCCTATACAACGATTATAGCAAGGTAACCAGATTGCTGCTGCTGCTTGGATGACTatgctaagcgatcctgtccttgcaagcggccttTGTTggacctttaagccgttggttcccaggtaAAGTGTTAGAGAGAACTAGTAACCTCATATTAAAACCGAGATTACTAGTAAATTAGGGATTAAACAATAACTCGCCTCCACCTGGACCAGTCACCTGCCATTCTGTAGTTGAGCCCatactcataagtttttattGCCACTAAGAGGCAGTCTTATGAGAAACAGACTACCTGGGCCACCGACTCCTTCagtataacaagtaaaaatagaACCAACGTTTCAAATGAACTCCCCTTTTTTGTGGCAAAAGTATTTGATAGATTATTTGAACCtcctaaaaataaacaattggtatttttgggaaattattaaatgtaaaggcAGAGCGTGTGGTACCCCATTTGAAAGGTCTCTTGACACtgacaagtaaaaaatatttcaatgtatcaTGCTGTAAATGCACAGatgttaaaaaatctataaaaaagttctaaaattttttattcctaccttaatgaaaaacttatgaaaatctggaatgtgtttttttttgcCTAAACAAACGAAACCGGTTAAGATAAATCCAAAGagagaataaaatgtttttaaattacatggttgaATTGAacaaatttagttataaacatttttaatgttcataatctataagttttaaatgttaaaagttttaggTACTGAACTAtcttagttatatttttgaaGCACACTTTCTCAACTATTTTGGATAACGTTTTGTAAGTTGTTCAAGAAAGTAACAAATGTAagtaaaaacccttttaaagccatttttttaaagatttttacagcCAGTGCATTTATTTACAAGTAGATACATTCCAATTTTTTAAGGGATCTGTGTCAAGAGAccttttaaatccttttaaatgaGAGGTGTCACACGCCCtatctttacattaaaaaaatttccccaacaGAAAATACGGAGCGAAATTATTGAATTCTATGGCCACAAAACAGGGGGTGAGGATTCAGGTTAGACGGGGATTCTATCTTCACGTTATCCCGCAACAATCAATTACCTGGTGGGTTGGTTCATCCTGTATGCATACAATACGTAAGATGGAACATTACTGTAAATGACCAGATAATTCTACAACACCTTCTTCTTTTGCTCTATGATGTATGATGAGTGATCTACTCCTTCTCTTATAAAGCTCGTAACGGTCGCTATTTCCAAACATTAAGAAATATCGAGAAAGTGGAAgaataaagttgtttataattacgaagaattttttaatgtttcgttCTGGTTCTATATTggtaatttgtaaagttattttttgCACAAATGCGATTTTATGGGTTAAGTGTATTTAACTAACTCATCCAAACTACAACGTTGAGTTACTGTGTCTGTGCAGCGGTTCAGTGTAAGCTCACGTGCTCAACTTACAAAAGATTGTAATTAGTTACacttacattaatatataatctAGCAGTACTATACTTATGTCTTCCTCTCAGTCCGGTTAAGCGGTTCATTGCTTAGCTCACGTGCTCAACTTACAAAAGATTGTAATTAGTTACACTTAGATTAATATATAATCAAGCAGTACTATACTTATGTCATCCTCTCAGTCCGGTTAAGCGGTTTAGTGCTTAGCTCACGTTCTCAACTTACAAAAGATTGTAATTAGTTACACTTAGATTACAATATAATCAAGCAGTACTATACTTATGTCATCCTCTCAGTCCGGTTAAGCGGTTTAGTGCTTAGCTCACGTTCTCAACTTACAAAAGATTGTAATTAGTTACACTTAGATTACAATATAATCAAGCAGTACTATACTTATGTCATCCTCTCAGTTCGGTTCAACGGTTTAGTGCTTAGCTCACGTGCTCAACTTACAAAAGATTGTAATTAGTTACACTTAGATTACAATATAATCAAGCAGTACTATACTTATGACTTCCTCTCAGTCCGGTTATGCGGTTTAGTACTTAGCTCACGTTCTCAtcttacaaaacattgtaattagttACACTTAGATTAATATATAAGTACTATACTTATGTCTTCCTCTCAGTCCGGTTATGCGGTTTAGTACTTAGCTCACGTGCTCaacttacaaaacattgtaattagttacacttagattaatatatataatctagCAGTACTATACTTATGACTTCCTCTCAGTCCGGTTATGCGGTTTAGTACTTAGCTCACGTGCTCaacttacaaaacattgtaattagttacacttagattaatatatataatctagCAGTACTACTGTATACTTATGACTTCGTCTCAGTCCGGTTATGCGGTTTAGTACTTAGCTCACGTTCTCAtcttacaaaacattgtaattagttACACTTAGATTAATATATAAGTACTATACTTATGTCTTCCTCTCAGTCCGGTTATGCGGTTTAGTACTTAGCTCACGTTCTCAtcttacaaaacattgtaattagttACACTTAGATTAATATATAAGTACTATACTTATGTCTTCCTCTCAGTCCGGTTATGCGGTTTAGTACTTAGCTCACGTTCTCAtcttacaaaacattgtaattagttACACTTAGATTAATATATAAGTACTATACTTATGTCTTCCTCTCAGTCCAGTTATGCGGTTTAGTACTTAGCTCACGTTCTCAtcttacaaaacattgtaattagttACACTTAGATTAATATATAAGTACTATACTTATGTCTTCCTCTCAGTCCGGTTATGCGGTTTAGTATTTAGCTCACGTTCTCAtcttacaaaacattgtaattagttACACTTAGATTAATATATAAGTACTATACTTATGTCTTCCTGTCAGTCCTCTCAGAATTTGTAATgtacgtttttttaatttatcgtctattattgtctttttaaaattatatatttaattattgactcTATTCTTGATGAAGCATTGCACTGTGCCGATGTTTGTGATTGACGTATGAATATGAAATGAAAAGTAtgaaaaagtagaaaatattgccaataatataaataattaatgtagtatgcatttctgttaatttttaatgCAGATACATTATTTATAGGTTACAGAACTTTGTGGGACACGAGCGGTTATTTTCCATGgtcattatcattaaaataattatttttaattgcaatacaaataatattatatgttgcAGACACATTAAGGTAAGAGGTCTAAACGGATAGGGACATCCTTTGTTACATGGTGCTCAACTTTTTACGTggctttaaaattgtatgttttgtaatttctttgtcccggtttgatttttattcatgtattaaattattatgtgtacTTTTGTTTAGCATATATTCTATTTCGTTTTTTATGATTGATTTACAAATATCTTATAACGTAGAAAAATATTCTCATTAATATAAgattttgtttatgaaatgtatgtcgtttatatatataaggtataaaTGGTGTTTTAAGCTGCCCAACATGCAGGTGTTATACAGATAGATATAagtaattatagtaaaatataaaggtACAAagcagaaattatttttatattcaaccaccacttcaaatgtttaattagaaacatgttttcaaGCTGGgcttagttaatttaatttattaatcctttaaaacaatttgtaagtTGTTTTGGACAGTTTTCACATCGCAGCGTAGATACTTGAGtcgaaacaaaatttaaacaattttttactgaggacacatattgtttaaaattacctttaaacTTTAACAATGTTCGGTAAAATCTTGAACAATAAACTAGTTAGTTCAGAGGTTAGGGGTACTCGCGTAGTCAAGGTTTACAAGGTCTCGCTCCGTTATCTCGTGGACTAATGCCCAACATATTATCAGGAACTTAAATCAGCATCAAAATGGCGGACGGTGATTACTGATCAGTTGGATACTCGAGATTGTGGCAAGTTGCGAGTTGCTTAGTGCAGTGCAGCCTTTGTACAATGGTAAGTCAACTCACTGTATTatctattatttggtatttattcataattacggtaattatttaattgcgatcaatggcgcagtgtatcgggtgcaacggttatcgcaagataaccggatcaagtaacgtcgaacgtggctgctacttggatgggtgaccgatgagcgatcctgtccttgcaaacagcccacctgcccgggcattggtggtggttcggaagtcacctttatgccgttggtccccaggttaagtgtcagagaggtctccttagccctaacttcgcttggtaaaataagaaacctttattttactttttactttttattttcttcagccACGTCACACAACAATTCCGACTGAAAATAAACGCATAGGTACTATATGTATACGTACTAGTACAATAGATATAAAAGGGTGAAACccctaaataatgaaaataatcacAATAGAAATACCCCTGGCtatctataataatatgtttaaaatgttaggTTAGAAATTTTAGGTTACATCTCGAAAAGTCCAACAATTGAGGACGGGGAGAAATCGTGGTTTCAGGGTTGAGGGGGGTGGGTTGTGAAGGGTTTGGGGGGGGGTATAACTAGGTACATTCGAGCTCAGATCACGTAAGAAAGATTAAACCGAAATGCCTATGGCAAAGGCGCCACCGAAGCCCGTACTACTAGGTAAAGAAAAATATCCTACGGTAACTACAAcataatcatatgtttaattaattttagtaccatttgaaaaatattgctatttatagTCTTGGAAGCATAAAGTAAGCATAGAAGTAACATAGACACcaacataatatataactaaGATAAGCTTAATTCCATTCCTAAATTGCACAGAATGCCGTATATCATTATGCACTATATCAACATTACTATGCATTACTCGTATAcatatcattaattattattgtctTCGTTttaaggattcctccacactggcgTAAAATACTTCAGTTGTTACTTAAATCGTCAGAGCaatttaatagtaatagtaattaagaaacattttattttttattatgattaatatgTTCTACAAACACAGAAATATAACGTTGACGGTATACATATTAAACtatgtttgcatcgacataacgCAGATAATTTTCCGACTTTGATTTATCaatatctttcaaatatttgttatttgctttaatataTTGTCTAATACATTCAGACACTTCTCCATGAATACCTTTTCAATCATAAAAATACGTATAGTATTCGTGTATCAATTGTaagtcaattttatttaactttaacattCCGTTCCACGATAAAACTGgagctattagaaaaaaatactgGTTCTAATTTATAACAACTTAAACAAATTGATCAATTAAGACAacatattgtatgttatacagATCTGAGTAATTCCCTAAAATCTTCTCTATTAACTTATCCCGACCGCTCAAATAATGCTGATAATATTTCAGCATTGAATTTTGATAGCTGAGAAGAACTAGTTTATTTTAGTCAGttagaaaaataataagatttaattttctttttgcttaacatacaataaatcaatatttaactcTACTTCATAAATGTCTGATATCTGCATAGGATTGATagccaatttattttttatcacaactatatatatatatatttataaacattttcggACATCTGCAGTAATAATCAcagtttcttttttcaaatgcTTTTACATCTTTTAGTGATGATAGACACTCAATATCTCATCTTTTAAATAGATTTGATACTGCTTTGTTATTTCTGGATGACCGTTTGGTCTCTCTACGGCacaacaattatgtaaataacaaagaATGTATCATTcccatttt
Proteins encoded in this region:
- the LOC124363268 gene encoding E3 ubiquitin-protein ligase Siah2-like isoform X1 — its product is MDNMPQHVVKRSFQKILDIARCAVCLETARPVIVQCEGEHILCGACSEHLKECPTCKRPFSDAKLARFVFQVLHALPKLCKHTNCGVYVSDDDEHEDWCGFQSTTCVLCGCWIGPNRDILSHVQQDHPSVTVHSERKSAVTIKGQSRVIFPISAFGQFFWAMFNMIDVNKISFTVRLSLILEPNDKPSEEYFFEVSHYDEKQFFKSKFKYTFQAGFVFDISFPAFFNDTKNEYVFEMTISKE